From Periophthalmus magnuspinnatus isolate fPerMag1 chromosome 12, fPerMag1.2.pri, whole genome shotgun sequence, a single genomic window includes:
- the LOC117379540 gene encoding claudin-23-like has translation MPNRDTQEWIRESLRTPGILIFGMVLSPCGLILDLTSTVAPNWRTLHNLPNSASGFAVLQGIWDICTTASSTSYDYNCGQQDTAYFNHQIIEVAQGLMVASLVVTLIGLAVAIPGVRCWRDNPNWTIAGVGGLLIFLSGVMTIIPIAWYTHILKDVASVPPSVTVQVGYCIILGYIGGIMEVLAGLVMFIGICRCCGGKNRGEIRVEEVVNQTNRPRPLPRRSEVPSLSRPRSEPSSVAYYRDYDDVSFPRAKSEALSLESRVNRKPYESDL, from the coding sequence ATGCCAAACCGTGATACTCAGGAGTGGATCCGTGAGTCTCTGCGCACTCCGGGCATCCTCATCTTTGGCATGGTCCTCTCTCCGTGCGGGTTGATCCTGGACCTTACCTCCACTGTGGCCCCGAACTGGCGGACCCTCCACAACCTCCCCAACAGCGCTTCTGGATTCGCCGTCCTGCAGGGCATCTGGGACATCTGCACCACCGCCTCCTCCACTTCCTATGATTACAACTGCGGCCAACAGGACACGGCTTACTTCAACCACCAGATCATAGAGGTCGCACAGGGGTTAATGGTAGCTTCCCTGGTGGTCACGCTGATAGGTTTGGCCGTGGCTATCCCTGGGGTCCGTTGCTGGAGGGACAACCCCAACTGGACGATCGCAGGAGTGGGAGGATTGCTCATCTTCCTCTCTGGGGTTATGACCATCATCCCCATCGCTTGGTACACACACATCCTGAAAGACGTCGCATCAGTGCCACCTAGTGTTACTGTACAAGTGGGTTATTGCATCATCTTGGGGTACATAGGTGGGATCATGGAGGTGCTGGCTGGGTTGGTCATGTTTATAGGTATATGCAGGTGCTGTGGGGGAAAAAACAGAGGGGAGATACGCGTGGAGGAAGTCGTGAACCAAACAAACAGGCCAAGACCCCTACCAAGACGATCGGAGGTGCCTAGTCTGAGCAGACCACGCAGTGAGCCGAGTAGCGTGGCGTACTACAGGGACTATGATGATGTGTCTTTCCCCAGAGCCAAGAGTGAAGCCCTGTCACTGGAGAGCAGGGTGAACCGTAAGCCCTATGAATCTGACCTGTGA